The sequence GCAATATGAATAAGaaaagagaataataataaccatggTTATTGTTTGTAATATTGATTACATGAAATTGGAAACTTATAATAAAAGCAATAGAACATTGAACACAAATGTCAAAGATTGATCACCGGCTTACTTAATAAACAATTTGTATAAAGAATTTATTAATTTCTAACATTCtttgtatatatttttcttattatttcataTACCGTATAACTATTGTTTAAAATATACTGTtctaatttaaatatatttccgGTGTAAAAGATAAACCATTTGTATTTTATACAAATTAAACTATTTGGATTCTTGTTTACATTGTTGAAGTTAACACTTAaacatgtttgtttgttttttcttattaGAGAAAACATGATCAGATAAGCAATTGATTAAATGTTTCAACAAAAAAAGATGTTGAACATTTAACAAATAGAAAGTTAAACATAATATACAGAAATGAAACCATGAAAATATCATAATGTATAACatggatatatttgtttaaacaaacataaaaaaAGGAGTAAGAATGGGTATTTCTTGCCTTTTTTCAACTTATTATTAGTGCTTTATTGTGATTTTCTTTTTTGcttttcttctctttttcttttttgcttttcttttctttttttgaaatgCATTAAATCATCAATATAAAAATCTTCAATAATTCACtggttttaataattttttttaaagttaaatAGCAAATAGATGATTTATTGAAGGTTCTTTTTcttcaataataatgaaatatgattGAATTGAAAAGTATTAAAAAAGATCTTAGAATTGGACAACTGAATATTGATCCTTTCAttcttttaaaatgaatattatatttaGATATAAGATAAAAAGAGTAATTTATGAAAGGCTATCATTACTATTGACTTAGATTAAAAGAacttattttaataaaacaaattaaatactttttttttctttattcaatgttaatctctaatttatatttaagaataaataatttgaattaattttctatttgaaaattttctttggattttattgattttgttttagttttatattcttcatttgattgattaatagttttttttgattttattattcCAATTTGTTGTTGAATTAAAGCGACAAGATCTGGACTATTAAGTTTTTGTAAAGAATTCATTAGTTGACCTAAATTCACTGTATTTTGTAGGCACATATATTGAAACATTGAAACGGTCATTGTTaagttattcttattattattattattattattattattattattagtgattgGTTGTATTGTATTAGAATTATCTTGATTACATTGTTTTAAATGAGATTCAGCAGTTGTTTGAGCTTCCATAGTAGCTGATAATAAGTCTGATGTTATTTCTGAAGGTAATTGATCAAATTTGCTTGTTTCTAAATCTAAAATGGATGGAGGTaagaataatatcaataataataatagaccaTTAAATTGCAAAAGGTTTgttgtgtttgtaaataaacaaGATGCACCAAAAGAAATAATTTTGATCAAGACATGACATCAGTCTGTAAGGAAACTGACTATTAGACTGAGTTGTGTGTGTGCAGACAGACTAGGTGGTTGTGGTCGACGTAATTATCATAACTAATGATTGGGGACTCTGAGTGAAATAGCTCAAAATCAATTGGAGTGGTCCAGgttcattcactcattttaTTCTCTGAGATCGGAAGTCTACCAATGTTTTTActacactaatttatattttcctcTTGAATGGTATCTCGTATTTCAAATAGTTTGTATTACCACTAGTTCTCTCACTTGCTTTACTACTGTGGGATCTGCGCTCAcaatttcatcttattgttcTAATAGATTGTATGAACTTGAACCGTTGTGCACATGTACCATGTTCTGCGTTAAGTGTAACTGACCTTGCAGTACTTTAAATATATTCGTTTTGaattgtttcttatttttgaCTTTTCTTGATTTTGTTCACTACTTCACCATTTTCTCTTGAACTATGTTCTATATGTTTGGTTTTCAACGTATTTTTACTTTTCATCTAGTCagttattctttttttaaatatcattgTGCTATTATGAAATCTATtagatcaaatcaataaatattttccTATATATTAAATTTTCTACTTGTTTTTACTGGTCGGTAGGATGTATTTTACAATCTTTCTAAGGTATATATCATGAGAAATATTCGGAGTATACTTTTTATTCATATGGAAGTTTATGCATGTGGTCCTCTGTTTTAATtcctttttcaaaaaaataaacatatctatcggttaagtgctctggcgcgagaccggtaggtcctgggttcgaaactcgcgaggcgggatcgtggatgcgcactgttgaggagtcccacagtagaacgaaacggctgtttagtgcttccaggttttccatggtggtctagcttcagttgactcatgatctcaactatataaaatatctgTATACATCAAattattactttttaaaaaaaaaatcatagTGAAATCTAATACTACTTACCCAGCATACTAGCCAGTTCTTGCCATCCATGTTGAGATAAACGATAACAAATAACTCCTAGTATATTCATTGGGATCACTGTTATTGGTTGTTCAAAATTATCTAaaatatgtgtataaataaatataattaataaataatcatttaacaTGAGAGTGATTGAAAGGAAGAAAGAGATAAACCAAAGAAATTCTTGATTATATTCAATTAGATACTAGTTACATAAATAAGTTGTCCTACTTTTAGCGATTGTAGAATTTGGTCAGTTTCAATTACGAGCTaagctgaggagtcttatactaggacgaaaagaccgtctattgcttccaggttttcagtagcGGTTTAGTTAAGAtcatttcatgatttcaatttcaTGATTTAATCTTCACAAATCTCCCCAGAATAATaaagattattattgatttaaaaaaatatatagatgaataggataaaaataaaaaattactaaggAATAATAACTTACTAAATGAGCTGTTCGAATGATCTAATTTTCCAAGTAATGGTGCTTTCTCATGACCATAAATAATATCATTAAATTGAAGTTGATTGTTAATATCGTTATCGGGTGTTGAATCAGCAATGTTATTAAGTTCATTTGCAGACTGAGGTGAATGATTTGGTAAATGAGCACTATTATTTACGAAACCTGATGAAATTCTTCGATGttgtaaatgattattatcCAGACAAGATGTTCTATCTAATAAATCAGTTTTGTTACTATTGTACGAATCAGCTAATTTGGCATTTTTTGACGCTTCTCTTTGTCGCCATAATTTGTATACAACAtaacataataatgaaataattattaaacCCATGATGGAACAATAAATTGGCAACATTTGATTGGATTTGTTATTATTGTCTGATATATCCGATTCTTGATCGTATGCTGAATAGTCTATTATGTGAAAACAtagattaattatttaattaacatCAATTCTAGAATATTCAATGATAAGACATCGAAATCATAACTGTATTGTTATTATCGAAAATCTATGTGATTCATATGAAAAAATAACTATGaaagtaataattattttaagatAGGTAGAATGTTTCTTCTTAACTGTTCACTGCTACTATTGGTGACAATCTCTTTACATAAGTAGTAATTTATCATGAAGCAAAGAAAGCAAGTATCTcatttattttaacaaattttAAGTGAAGATCCCAAGAAGTAATCATCGTTGTAACGTATGTGGAAAAGTTATATAACCTGAGATTAACTTTCGTTTTACATTTTTTAGAAAGTTGCGTTTTCCTGAAGGTCACTTGATGACACTATTTATAGCTTTTAAGTAAATCAGTGTACTTGGAACTATTCTTTTGTAGAATTTATTTGTATTCCATCACTTGTTCATCCTAATTAATTCATCTTAATAATGTTATAAAGATAAGGATACTATGATGATTACTTAATTTGAAGGTAAATTTCGTGTCAGAATCAGGGGAGCAATGAATAGTGATCTCTTCTTGATCAAGTTTATGAATGGTTGAATTCACTCGTGTTTTAAGTAAAACATTCATTACTGATGTTGTCGGGTGGTGTCTATGTGATTGAAGTTACAAAGGTGAATACCGTTTAAAGAGTAGCATACTGGGGTGCATCCCAAATCCAGTGTTTACCAATTTTCAATGAATGCCCAATTATTGCCTGTTTTTGATGCACACCAATCCAATGATATTACTTTCATCTAGCCTGATGGTTTGCTTGATAAAGTATTATTTATCGATAACAGTTACATCAACTTCaagaaaacaaattttatttgttcaatatatttaaaatgtCACATATTTCTTCTGTATTTTCAAACCAGGTTTTTATACGTTGTTTAAATTCTCGGTAGAAATATTTGTAGTGatcgaaaaaaaataaatatcatctTAGTTGTTATAACACTTTCATCGACTGTTTAggtgtaaagaaaaaaaacgaaaatatCTTATAAGTGCCAAATCAACCATTTACCAATGGATGATTACGCACATAAaggtaataacaataaaatgggcttaaaataaaataacaataatctcTTTCAACAATCTGTATAGTATTTTACTGTCAAGTATAGTGTGCACAGAAATGTTGGGAGATATTTCTTCTATGTATTTGTTTTGATGAGTGGTTTTTCGTTTGCACTAGTAAATTATTTGACTGTATAGTTTATGGTGTGAATAAACTGTTACACAGATACATTTAGTAAGTAATAATTTGTATCTGTATCTTTAAAATCGTAGATGCACTGTACTGTTCAATACTATCAGAGAATCAGAGTTCCAAATACTTTTCATTTCATTGACAtcatgcatcggtctaagttagaccaccattgaaaacctggaggcactggatggctTTATTGATGATCTGACAAAGattggtttatgatttcaaatTGTAAACTTCTCATCGATAGAGTTCAACGAGaataatcaatcaaataaaattagatggattattattaaattgatCAGTGTGAGAATATCCTAATATTTACTTTCAATAGATAAGAGGATTACTTATTAACATcacaataaattattatcaagaTAATAGTCATTTATCAAAAGACAATAtaactatttattattactaatatacatttatttacaGGTAACTTGAttgtgaataaattaataatgatgagaaagaaaaaagttattttgttttactaaaCAAGCTGATAATAAACCATAAAACAAGAATAACAAATGTTTATACTTCAATGGCGTGATACAATACATTTATTGAGTTTTTACTTCTCTTATTAATTACTATAGAACAACATATCTAACAAACACATAATGTATACGGCGTGTAAACGAATAGAGAACAAAACCTAACACACACAGGATAAAGAGATAAGTCAGTATATTCAGAAAAGAATTAATCATTTCTTTGTGTTTATAGAAAACATTATTCTTCATACCGGATATTATTTTGTTGTAAGTAATGAATAAAatggtgataataatgatgataaacaaAGTAGGTAAACAAAGCAACAACGATAAATAAGTGAGTGAATGAAAATTTATAAACTTTTGGataaaaaattaaagaaaaaaatttttttaaaaacgaaATGAATGAGtcaattttatataatttacaCTAGACACATGTATAAGTCATAGTTCATAGTCCAATATTAACTTGTATATGAAACAATTCAATTGCTTGGTCGGTTTATTTAGTCATATTTCTCACGGATAGGCATAAAGTAGGTTAAAGGTTAAATTTAAAAGAtacgtatatacatatatattggaatctagaaatttattattaatagtatctATATCTTTTATGATGTGAAAGATTACATAAAACGGAAAAAAGGTTTATAtatgattggtatgaaaatgatgatgactGTTTTCTTTTGAGAAAATGAACACAAATTTTCAAGTCAGTAAACTGTTCCCACAGATGATGTCAAGGAGACCTAAAGTATACAACCTCTTGTACTGTAGTTATATTTTAGGTAAATGAAAACGTTATGAATATAATAGTGACTGGTAGAATTCAGTCATATCATCAACTGAGTAGTCATTGGTAAACAAACGGACTGGACAACtcctttgttgttgttttatacTCCTCAATGGTAGCAACTTGTGATTTTACATTGGATTAGATTCAAAAACTCCAGGTTTTATGGTGAACATCAAATAACTACACTACTTAGTTAGAatttaatagtttatatatttttaatctCGCTTACAACATAACACAGGTAGATGATCATTCGATGCCTCAAACCTGATGTAGTGAAACATCACTAGTCATGATATTTTTAATATGATTCTGTTAAGTAATCTTGAGTTGATTCATCGGTTAGTTTACTACAAAaccaaaatatattttattggttGTTCTTTTGTCTCCTGAAATCCGTTCATACTAATTAATTTgttgttttaatgtttaatcGTCACCTAACCATCTCATATTACATGAGATCTATCAATCTTACAAACATAAAAAGACTATACTTCTCTATTGTATCACTTTCTCTTTTAATATATCGTTGTTATAAATAATGACCTCAATTCATCTTTTAGAAAACAAATAGAAACAGGTTGAGTTATATTAGGGTTGATTATTCAATTTAAATTTTTTCATGTTTCAGGTTAATCACTAATCcgtttttattttttgttttgcttctattattattactactactactactactactaattttaGACTTCAAAGTTATTAatttggtctatcggttaagtactctggcgcgagactggtaggtcctcggttcgaatctcgcgaggtgaggttgtggatgcgcactgctgaggagtcccacaatagaacgaaacggtcgaccagtgcttccaggttttccatggtggtctagcttcaattgatgcactctttcaactatgaaaatactgaatctccacaaaaaaaacccattctgataatttGAAATTTCTCAATATGGAACTCAAAGTGATATTTATCAAACTTTTTTTAAAGAAGTATTAACATACAAAATAGATAATCTAATATGTATATGTACTTCTCATCTCATTTAAAT is a genomic window of Schistosoma mansoni, WGS project CABG00000000 data, chromosome 1 unplaced supercontig 0010, strain Puerto Rico, whole genome shotgun sequence containing:
- a CDS encoding tumor necrosis factor receptor related, producing the protein METCDDPLEEFVSPVRGTPRCCRKCEPGNGMLRLCSNTEDTQCRPCKPGFEFSPFRSATKKCLQCRRCEELHPLAKTRNECTPVTDTICQCEKPYYMSEKEQTCKPCTVCKPGEGIVQACGWNSDTQCQSCPAGFWSAQSIDNVKCIPCQSCGKDQILVKECSSTSDTLCCPVNNPNCTHELSMYFDYSAYDQESDISDNNNKSNQMLPIYCSIMGLIIISLLCYVVYKLWRQREASKNAKLADSYNSNKTDLLDRTSCLDNNHLQHRRISSGFVNNSAHLPNHSPQSANELNNIADSTPDNDINNQLQFNDIIYGHEKAPLLGKLDHSNSSFNNFEQPITVIPMNILGVICYRLSQHGWQELASMLDLETSKFDQLPSEITSDLLSATMEAQTTAESHLKQCEDNIQS